The genomic segment atttaaatgtatgttattcCCTCCTCTCTCTAGATATTCCACTGAACAGATGTACGATGTGGTCGCCAATGTGGAGAAGTATCAGCAGTTCGTTCCCTGGTGCAAGAGTTCAAAAATCATCTCTAAACGAAACCAACTGACCAAAGCACAGCTGGAAATCGGCTTCCCTCCCATTGTGGAACGCTACACCTCAGAGGTGACAGTGATCCCACAGCACCAAGTCAGGGTAAGGTAAAGTCACAGCTGAAATCGTGTTGCAGGACTGATGGGGGCTGGGCTCAAGATGTAAAACCATTTCATAATTCAGCCTTACAGTTCAGATCTAGATGAACTGGGAATTGGTTTGAGTCTTGTAGTTTTTACTAATCTGTTGTATAAGTGATTGAATCCCATCACAGCCTTACACTCTCGTTCTATGGTACACATAGGAAACGACTTATTAGTGAAATGGGAACAGGAGAGATAACCAAGCACAGTAATTCAGTAATGTATTGATGGGATATTCTTGTAGGTGGGGTTAAGCTGAGTCTCGATGACAGTGTGCTTTTTAACATCTTGCTGATGGCAGGAAcgtgttttgtgtctgtgtgtgttttttctcaaGCCAGAAGTGACAGCGGTATCTGTATTTGTCATTGCAGGCGGTATGTAAGAATTGCTCGCTGTTCAATCACTTGGAGACTGTCTGGAGATTCAGCCCTGGAGCCCCCGCTCAACCAGAGACATGcactttacatttttatgtaagtAATTAAACATATCCTCATGTGTTCATTATCTAAGCAAGGGTCACATTTAAATATATGGCAGCCGAGAACAGACTTCAAGCACGAGGCTGTTTAATAAACGTATTTGAAATTTAAACTcaagaatatgtatttatttattcgtttctttatttttagcttttatcCCAGAATTAAAATGTGCTGCTATTGATTTGACTAAAGTGAAATGTCACAAAAGTTTGCAAAATGTCAAATCAATTTAATTTAAGTAAACTAGCCTTACTCAGGGTACCAGCCGTCAAATAAGGCTCAATAAGGCTCAAATaagcaatattactgtaatatttttaacatttagctaGAGTACATTTAAGATTAGGcgtgtttaaaattcaaaaggcatagcACAGCACACATGTACACATTTCTATGCACATGTACCTGTttgcacactagtttcttttgaaatgtttatgttattacagtatttcattttttgaagtagtgcttatatatatatatattataatgtatttatttttctatcttcaggtttcatttgaattcAGATCCTTGCTACATTCCCAGATAGCCACTGTATTCTTTAATGACGTTGTGAAGCAGATGGTAGCTGCTTTCGAGAAGCGAGCGGCGAGGATGTATGGCCCACAGGCTGTGATTCAGGAGTGTGAAGAGAACGCTGTACGAAGGAGGCGGGCAGTGTGACAGGAATTTCACAACAGGAACTGCACAGTGACACATTTCTCTCTTTAACTTTACTGAAGACTTGTGGGTTTTTTCTCCACGTTGTCTGCTGGACCAAATTCattcctgttattttttattatttattattattattattattattattatttaataataatataataataatataataataataaatacactttataCACGTTACCCTTTGGTAtatacttatattatatataatatatatattaaaatatgattaTATATCTGGTATTTATAGAtacataatatctatatatatatatagacatagcAAATTTTATCGTTTCTAAATCTAAATATTTAGACAATAAATTTTATCGTTTCTAAATCTAAatactttgttatttaaaatacaaaaatgttatatatatttgtatatattttatattttagttatttaagattttttaaagtcttggtcgtaattgtaaatgtgtttacttGAAATGTATTGTGAGTGAATGACCAAAAATGAATGTATGTATTGTTGAGTGACACTTTCTGTATATATTCTGATGTTTATGGgtatgtgtttaatttgtaactGTTCAGAAATtctctgtatattttataaacttttaaaatttgaGTCTCTATTTTCCAATTTCCCATTTAATTGCAGAAAGGCTGTGGAAAGGATTGTTCTCCTTTCGTAGTACACAAACAAAAGGCTTTTGAAGCTTCAACCCTCCCCCATCTTTCAATCAATATCATGTTTCTATAGCAACAGCaatcagaaaagaaaacaagactCCTAGGTGTGTAATTTAGAGTACATTTCTCAGTGGTCCGGAGGGAGTTTATCACAGTCTATAGATACAGGGGGTGGAGGTATGGGATCTCTGTGAAACTAACAACAAAACTCAAAGATACAGCAGGATGTTAACTTCAAGAACAATTGGCAGTGCATATCCAAGAAACCCAGATGGTATGCTTTTCCCATCCTGTAATATACAAAGCTGAGCCACATACTGGTGAAGTCGTGCAACTAATACATTGAGGGCGCGTGTGCCATTGTGGACCCTTCTATTAGCAGTGCTGTGACAGCTGTGCTTACCTGTTTTATATAATTAATACTGGCACATGTTTGAATGGTCTAGATGTAACCTTAAACCTAGCTTCCATCTATGTACCATGGATGGGTAACATTATCCTTCCATTTCAACCATGCTTAAAATAATTTACTTGAAACAATTAAAGTCCCACTCAGTATTTGCCTATAAACCTGGTCTGGAATTGGACAGCTCTGACCCAAAGTCATTGATATGGTAAGAATCAAATCACTAAATAGTGAATATTTGTATTGTAGACAAAACAATGCAAACGTGCAGTATCTGTATATTTTGCAGAAGGAATCGCCTTGACAAAGGCTGAATATATTCACCACACTCCAC from the Polyodon spathula isolate WHYD16114869_AA chromosome 28, ASM1765450v1, whole genome shotgun sequence genome contains:
- the LOC121301727 gene encoding coenzyme Q-binding protein COQ10 homolog, mitochondrial-like, whose amino-acid sequence is MAKKTAPVFKALLDLTELHSSKVLATQNRSEIRLLSSCGVLAPQRARLPQLAPGTATFQTRRSFIHIAGPFMGSKKMEYSESKLLGYSTEQMYDVVANVEKYQQFVPWCKSSKIISKRNQLTKAQLEIGFPPIVERYTSEVTVIPQHQVRAVCKNCSLFNHLETVWRFSPGAPAQPETCTLHFYVSFEFRSLLHSQIATVFFNDVVKQMVAAFEKRAARMYGPQAVIQECEENAVRRRRAV